Proteins encoded by one window of Superficieibacter sp. HKU1:
- a CDS encoding sulfate ABC transporter substrate-binding protein translates to MNKWGVGLTLLLASTSVLAKDVQLLNVSYDPTRELYDEYNKAFSAHWKKETGDNVVIRQSHGGSGKQATSVINGIEADVVTLALAYDVDAIAERGRIDKNWIKRLPDNSAPYTSTIVFLVRKGNPKQIHDWNDLIKPGVSVITPNPKSSGGARWNYLAAWGYALHHNNGDQAKAQEFVKSLFKNVEVLDSGARGSTNTFVERGIGDVLIAWENEALLATNELGKDKFEIVTPSESILAEPTVSVVDKVVEKKGTQAVAEAYLKYLYSPEGQEIAAKNFYRPRDPEIAKKYDSEFPKLKLFTIDEEFGGWAKAQKAHFSNGGTFDQISKR, encoded by the coding sequence ATGAATAAGTGGGGCGTGGGATTAACTCTTTTGCTGGCGTCAACCAGCGTGCTGGCTAAGGATGTTCAGCTATTAAACGTGTCTTATGATCCAACGCGCGAGCTGTACGATGAGTACAACAAAGCTTTTAGCGCCCACTGGAAAAAAGAGACTGGCGATAATGTGGTGATCCGTCAGTCGCACGGCGGCTCCGGCAAACAGGCGACGTCGGTGATTAACGGGATTGAAGCCGATGTGGTGACGCTGGCGCTGGCTTATGACGTTGATGCGATTGCCGAACGTGGCCGTATTGATAAAAACTGGATCAAGCGCCTGCCGGACAACTCCGCGCCGTACACCTCAACCATCGTGTTCCTGGTGCGCAAAGGCAACCCCAAACAAATTCATGACTGGAACGACCTGATTAAACCGGGCGTTTCGGTGATCACCCCGAACCCGAAAAGCTCCGGCGGCGCACGCTGGAACTACCTGGCGGCCTGGGGCTACGCCCTGCACCATAACAACGGCGATCAGGCTAAAGCGCAGGAGTTCGTGAAATCGCTGTTCAAAAACGTCGAAGTACTGGATTCCGGCGCGCGCGGTTCCACCAATACCTTTGTTGAACGCGGTATCGGCGACGTGCTGATTGCGTGGGAGAACGAGGCGCTGCTGGCAACGAATGAACTGGGTAAAGACAAATTTGAAATCGTGACGCCGAGCGAGTCCATCCTGGCAGAGCCGACCGTGTCCGTAGTCGATAAAGTGGTTGAGAAGAAAGGCACTCAGGCGGTAGCAGAAGCGTACCTGAAGTATCTCTACTCGCCGGAAGGGCAGGAAATTGCGGCGAAGAACTTCTATCGCCCGCGCGATCCTGAAATCGCGAAGAAATATGACAGCGAATTCCCGAAACTGAAGCTGTTTACGATTGATGAAGAGTTCGGCGGCTGGGCGAAAGCGCAGAAAGCGCATTTCTCTAACGGCGGCACCTTCGATCAGATTAGCAAGCGTTAA
- a CDS encoding toxin — translation MDALFIELPPFERHRAEYFSDEEFRAFQQFLLKNPTCGDVIPDAGGLRKVRFLDSRRNKGKRGGIRVIYYWYLEKSHFLLFTLYDKDQLDDLTTQQRNVLRQLLEQAKQRGKS, via the coding sequence ATGGACGCGCTTTTTATTGAACTACCGCCGTTTGAACGGCACCGCGCGGAGTACTTCAGCGATGAAGAATTCCGTGCCTTCCAGCAATTTTTGCTGAAAAACCCCACGTGCGGGGATGTGATCCCGGATGCTGGTGGGTTACGTAAGGTTCGTTTTTTAGATTCGCGCAGGAATAAGGGAAAGCGTGGGGGCATCCGGGTTATTTACTACTGGTACCTCGAAAAATCGCACTTTTTACTGTTCACTTTGTACGATAAAGATCAGCTTGATGATCTCACTACTCAGCAACGCAACGTCCTGCGCCAGCTCCTGGAACAGGCAAAACAGAGGGGCAAATCATGA
- a CDS encoding type II toxin-antitoxin system MqsA family antitoxin, whose product MTQRNIFSELTEGFQAWEEYDAGKITLRTHRVNTETPAISPDDLVKVREKLNLSQAVFAQYLHAGLRTYQNWEQGLARPNKQAVLLIRMIEKSPSVLSQLAIL is encoded by the coding sequence ATGACTCAACGAAATATTTTTAGCGAGCTGACAGAAGGATTTCAGGCATGGGAAGAGTATGACGCAGGGAAAATCACGCTGCGTACTCACCGCGTTAATACTGAAACCCCGGCGATCTCTCCTGATGATTTGGTCAAAGTCCGCGAAAAATTAAATCTCTCACAGGCTGTTTTTGCACAGTACCTTCATGCTGGCCTCAGAACATATCAGAACTGGGAACAGGGACTGGCCCGACCCAATAAACAGGCCGTGTTGCTGATCCGTATGATTGAGAAAAGCCCGTCAGTATTGTCCCAACTGGCAATTCTTTGA